In Synechocystis sp. PCC 6714, the following are encoded in one genomic region:
- a CDS encoding heavy metal translocating P-type ATPase, protein MAQTINLQLEGMRCVACASSIERAIAKVPAVQSCQVNFALEQAAVSYQGEIDPKILTDAVARAGYQAKVLKPEALSLGEAKDTKPLFSAKLLTALGISVVLFFGSLPMMLGVNIPHFPHIFHDPWLQWLLATPVQFWSGAEFYRGAWKSVKTRSATMDTLVALGTSAAYFYSVAITLFPQWLTSQGLEAHVYFEAAAVVITLILLGRSLEQRARRETSAAIRKLMGLQPQTALVKRGETWETVAIAELEIDDVVRVRPGEKIPVDGMVVAGNSTVDESLVTGESFPVDKTVGAEVIGATLNKSGSLDIQVSKLGQDSVLAQIIQLVQQAQASKAPIQHFVDRITQWFVPTVIVVAIAAFCIWWLTTGNITLAVLTLVEVLIIACPCALGLATPTSVMVGTGKGAEYGVLIKEASSLEMAEKLTAIVLDKTGTLTQGRPSVTNFFTLSPTSTEESLQLIQWAASVEQYSEHPLAEAVVNYGQSQQVSLLEIENFQAIAGCGVEGQWRGQWVRLGTPDWLADLGVTGTEHQPWQNQAQQWETEQKTVIWLAVNTEIKALLAIADALKPSSPQVVQALKKLGLSVYMLTGDNQATAQAIADMVGIRHVLAQVRPGDKAQQVEQLQQKGYIVAMVGDGINDAPALAQADVGIAIGTGTDVAIAASDITLISGDLQGILTAIKLSRATMGNIRQNLFFAFIYNVVGIPVAAGVFYPLFGLLLNPILAGAAMAFSSVSVVTNALRLKQFRP, encoded by the coding sequence ATGGCCCAAACCATCAATCTGCAACTGGAGGGGATGCGCTGTGTGGCCTGTGCTTCCAGCATTGAACGGGCGATCGCCAAGGTGCCGGCGGTGCAGTCTTGCCAGGTGAATTTTGCCCTGGAACAGGCGGCGGTCAGCTATCAAGGAGAAATTGATCCCAAAATTCTCACAGACGCGGTGGCCCGGGCCGGTTACCAAGCGAAGGTACTGAAGCCAGAGGCATTATCCCTTGGAGAAGCAAAGGATACCAAGCCCCTATTTTCGGCCAAGTTGTTGACGGCTTTAGGGATCAGTGTGGTGCTATTTTTCGGTTCCCTACCAATGATGCTGGGGGTGAATATTCCCCATTTTCCCCACATTTTTCACGATCCTTGGTTGCAATGGCTGTTGGCCACCCCAGTACAGTTCTGGTCCGGGGCAGAATTTTACCGGGGAGCTTGGAAATCCGTTAAAACCCGCAGTGCCACCATGGACACCCTTGTGGCGTTGGGCACCAGTGCGGCCTACTTTTATTCCGTGGCCATTACCCTTTTTCCCCAATGGTTAACTAGCCAGGGGTTGGAAGCCCACGTTTATTTTGAAGCGGCGGCGGTGGTGATCACCCTAATTTTATTGGGACGGTCGTTGGAACAGCGGGCCCGGCGGGAGACTTCTGCGGCGATCCGTAAATTAATGGGGCTACAACCCCAAACTGCTTTGGTCAAGCGGGGGGAAACCTGGGAAACGGTGGCGATCGCCGAGTTAGAAATTGACGATGTGGTGCGGGTACGGCCGGGGGAAAAAATCCCAGTGGACGGCATGGTAGTGGCGGGCAATTCCACCGTGGATGAATCCTTGGTGACGGGGGAAAGTTTTCCGGTGGATAAAACCGTTGGGGCAGAAGTAATTGGGGCCACCTTAAATAAGAGCGGCAGTTTAGATATTCAAGTCAGTAAGTTGGGACAGGATTCGGTGCTAGCCCAAATCATTCAATTGGTACAGCAAGCCCAGGCTTCCAAAGCTCCCATCCAACATTTTGTCGACCGCATTACCCAATGGTTTGTCCCCACAGTAATTGTGGTGGCGATCGCCGCTTTCTGTATCTGGTGGCTGACCACGGGCAATATTACCCTGGCGGTGTTGACCTTGGTGGAGGTGCTGATCATTGCCTGTCCCTGTGCGTTGGGCTTGGCCACTCCCACTTCCGTGATGGTGGGTACCGGTAAGGGAGCGGAGTATGGAGTGCTGATCAAAGAAGCTAGCAGTCTGGAAATGGCCGAAAAGTTAACGGCCATTGTGTTGGATAAAACCGGCACGTTAACCCAGGGCAGACCCAGTGTGACCAACTTTTTTACCTTGTCCCCCACTTCCACGGAGGAAAGTTTACAGTTAATCCAATGGGCGGCCAGTGTGGAGCAATATTCCGAACATCCCCTGGCGGAAGCAGTGGTTAACTACGGCCAATCCCAACAGGTGAGTTTGCTAGAGATAGAAAATTTCCAGGCGATCGCCGGTTGTGGGGTGGAAGGGCAATGGCGGGGGCAATGGGTGCGATTGGGAACGCCTGACTGGTTAGCAGATTTGGGGGTCACTGGTACGGAGCATCAACCATGGCAAAATCAAGCCCAGCAATGGGAAACGGAGCAAAAAACCGTCATTTGGCTCGCGGTCAATACGGAAATTAAAGCTCTATTGGCGATCGCCGATGCCCTCAAGCCCTCCTCCCCCCAGGTGGTGCAAGCCCTGAAAAAACTGGGTTTATCCGTTTATATGCTGACGGGGGATAATCAGGCCACTGCCCAGGCCATTGCTGACATGGTGGGTATTCGCCATGTATTGGCCCAAGTGCGCCCAGGGGATAAAGCCCAACAGGTAGAACAATTACAGCAAAAGGGTTACATCGTCGCCATGGTGGGGGATGGTATTAACGATGCTCCGGCCCTAGCCCAAGCCGATGTGGGCATAGCCATTGGTACCGGCACCGACGTGGCGATCGCCGCCAGTGATATCACTCTTATTTCCGGTGATTTACAGGGAATTTTGACCGCCATTAAGCTGAGCCGAGCCACAATGGGTAATATCAGGCAAAATCTCTTTTTTGCTTTCATTTACAATGTTGTGGGCATTCCTGTGGCCGCTGGGGTGTTCTATCCCCTCTTTGGCTTACTGCTCAATCCCATCCTAGCCGGAGCCGCCATGGCCTTTAGCTCCGTTTCCGTGGTAACCAACGCTCTGCGATTGAAACAATTCCGTCCTTAG
- a CDS encoding PilW family protein has translation MKIQLYLLAKIAGKSKGFTLLELLMASVLTFLVVSGIGYAVVLMTKDNISSQVSGDLVFNTTRAADFITDEIRQATFLSTSSADIPTSTVSCAMGSGEQFVIGLAINSSLVNVVYYTKTPPGNPWLGPSSIYRCGPPLNASGQLDLTPANRTKSILVDSITTNANARNETCASGTTKFPASPSAGFFLCVNNSNPNLVELRLTSRSDKLASDGVGAGRSAESSASGNFRVVTTAFTRAASGVATLNSSGTCSGVTVAVDGRPAVSFTSGMTVVATKTSTITFSPNPSLWLKTSPSTNQDRYTYLLCTINANF, from the coding sequence ATGAAAATTCAGTTATATTTATTGGCTAAAATTGCAGGCAAATCGAAAGGTTTTACATTACTGGAGCTTTTGATGGCTTCGGTTCTGACTTTTTTGGTAGTCAGCGGCATTGGGTATGCCGTTGTACTTATGACTAAGGACAATATATCTTCCCAGGTTTCCGGCGATTTGGTCTTTAACACCACCAGAGCGGCGGATTTTATTACCGACGAAATTAGACAGGCTACTTTTCTTTCGACAAGTTCAGCTGACATTCCCACAAGTACAGTTAGTTGTGCAATGGGGAGCGGGGAACAGTTTGTCATCGGGTTGGCCATCAATTCTTCCCTAGTCAACGTGGTTTACTACACCAAAACGCCTCCTGGTAATCCATGGTTAGGGCCAAGTTCAATTTACCGTTGTGGCCCCCCATTAAATGCGAGTGGACAGTTAGATCTCACTCCGGCAAATAGAACAAAATCAATTCTTGTGGATTCCATCACCACCAATGCGAATGCAAGAAATGAAACGTGTGCCTCCGGAACTACTAAGTTTCCAGCTAGCCCAAGTGCAGGGTTTTTTCTCTGTGTCAATAATAGCAACCCAAACCTTGTTGAGCTAAGGCTCACTAGTCGTTCTGATAAGTTAGCCAGTGATGGCGTTGGTGCAGGAAGAAGTGCAGAAAGCTCAGCCTCAGGAAATTTTCGGGTAGTTACTACCGCTTTTACCCGTGCGGCTTCTGGAGTAGCAACTCTCAATAGCAGTGGGACATGTTCAGGAGTTACAGTTGCCGTTGATGGCAGGCCAGCAGTCAGCTTTACGAGTGGCATGACTGTGGTGGCGACAAAAACTAGCACTATAACTTTTAGCCCCAATCCTAGTCTATGGCTGAAAACATCACCTAGTACAAATCAAGATAGATATACCTATTTGTTGTGTACAATCAACGCAAATTTCTAG
- a CDS encoding DUF58 domain-containing protein yields the protein MANVKSPLNLTDWLERRWVTPSYAGWLLFVLAICLFGAATNSMAGWLYVISGISFALLIIAAILPWRSLRQLQLERFPIQPVSAGEDLTITLRLHNSHREAKNLLQVWDVLPVGLGRPQGKAIELVAPKDFYQWSYFQPTQKRGVYHWQKLELRTGTPLGLFWCRRSQVVPAKAIVYPQVLKLQQCPLVDAIGSEDQDKTQSDRHYQAATEGITKTLRTYRFGDPTRLIHWRSSARFDQFMVRELEVVTGGQELVICLDSGSPWSEDVFEQAVIAVASLYFYAVRAQLNVRLWTAGAGLVAGGRSVLEALAAVQREEANQYEIPRKIPLLWITSRVRSLESLASYSRWLYFAPPGASSSPHSALCAGLTVEDGKDLSQQLQRPLNFSPRLVN from the coding sequence ATGGCAAATGTAAAATCTCCCCTTAACCTTACTGATTGGTTGGAAAGGCGTTGGGTTACTCCTTCCTATGCTGGTTGGTTGTTGTTTGTTCTGGCCATTTGTTTATTTGGGGCGGCCACCAACTCCATGGCCGGTTGGCTCTATGTAATCAGCGGTATTAGCTTTGCTCTGTTGATCATTGCCGCCATTCTCCCCTGGCGATCGCTCCGACAGTTGCAATTAGAACGGTTTCCGATCCAGCCGGTCAGTGCGGGGGAAGATTTGACCATTACCCTCCGGCTCCACAATAGCCATAGGGAAGCGAAGAATTTGCTCCAGGTCTGGGATGTGTTACCCGTTGGCTTGGGCAGACCCCAGGGTAAGGCGATCGAGCTGGTCGCCCCCAAGGATTTTTATCAATGGAGCTATTTCCAGCCCACCCAAAAACGGGGAGTCTACCATTGGCAAAAGTTGGAATTACGCACGGGCACTCCCCTGGGTTTATTTTGGTGTCGCCGCAGTCAAGTTGTTCCCGCTAAGGCCATTGTGTATCCCCAGGTGCTGAAACTCCAGCAATGTCCTTTGGTGGATGCCATCGGCTCCGAAGATCAAGATAAAACACAGAGCGATCGCCATTATCAGGCGGCCACAGAGGGCATAACTAAAACTTTGCGGACCTACCGTTTTGGTGACCCCACTAGGCTGATCCATTGGCGCAGTAGTGCCAGGTTTGATCAGTTTATGGTGCGGGAACTAGAAGTGGTGACAGGGGGCCAGGAGTTGGTTATCTGCTTGGACAGTGGCAGTCCTTGGTCAGAGGATGTTTTTGAGCAAGCGGTAATTGCGGTGGCTTCTTTATATTTCTATGCTGTGCGGGCCCAGTTAAATGTGCGGCTGTGGACAGCAGGAGCTGGCTTAGTGGCCGGTGGGCGATCGGTGTTGGAAGCTTTGGCCGCAGTACAAAGGGAAGAGGCAAACCAGTATGAAATCCCCCGCAAAATTCCTTTGTTATGGATCACTAGCAGAGTTCGCAGTTTGGAAAGTTTAGCCAGTTACAGTCGTTGGCTCTATTTTGCTCCACCGGGGGCATCTTCTTCTCCCCACTCTGCCCTTTGTGCTGGCTTGACGGTTGAGGATGGTAAAGATTTATCCCAACAACTCCAGCGGCCTCTGAATTTTTCCCCAAGGCTAGTCAACTAG
- a CDS encoding cupin domain-containing protein — translation MDNGRIFNLEKIARFSEQAATVTPVIETEDSSIAVWAVRPQQVVQPHSHPDGQDTWVMLQGTLTYYLGDGHSQILQEGEVAIAKRNEVHGAINHSQENAIFVSIYSAPSIGYQKESA, via the coding sequence ATGGATAATGGACGAATCTTTAATTTGGAAAAAATAGCTCGTTTTTCTGAGCAAGCCGCAACGGTAACCCCAGTGATTGAGACGGAGGATTCTAGTATCGCTGTTTGGGCAGTTCGACCCCAGCAGGTGGTTCAGCCCCATTCCCATCCTGATGGTCAGGATACCTGGGTAATGCTCCAAGGAACCTTAACCTATTATTTAGGAGATGGTCACAGTCAAATTTTGCAGGAAGGGGAAGTGGCGATCGCCAAAAGAAATGAAGTCCATGGGGCCATTAATCACAGTCAGGAAAATGCAATTTTTGTTTCTATCTATTCCGCTCCCTCCATTGGTTATCAAAAGGAATCGGCATAG
- a CDS encoding DMT family transporter gives MKPVFSGFQAFLKQVPSPIYLALAVVIFSAANAVTTRIIQLGQAYTIDGRNPISLCNVLFVGNLCALGLMILIFYPDWQFRQFTKIIRKDWWLLTITAILSRAIAPGLMFTALGQTNVTNVVLIGRLEPIFTLILSIFLLKTSVNWLSIVAALISFFGVGVTVFLGVPEPTKMVMGFNFGLGESLVAIAAFISAVTTILSKQQLQSIPVSIFTVYRSLVGTFVFFWMAVILYGFHHFADVFAPILWQWMLIYAAIIVVLGQLAWLAGLRTASFIQINSASLVTPILAIIFAYLILKETPTQAQYLGGALLLLGAIISFIDNLHVSKQEQSVTPLNPRQVMDTDMGFRGL, from the coding sequence ATGAAACCTGTCTTTTCCGGCTTTCAGGCTTTTTTAAAGCAGGTTCCTAGCCCGATTTATCTTGCCCTTGCCGTTGTTATCTTTTCGGCCGCTAATGCTGTGACTACTCGTATTATTCAGTTAGGTCAAGCCTATACAATTGATGGTCGTAATCCCATTTCCCTCTGTAATGTTCTTTTTGTCGGTAATTTATGCGCCTTGGGTTTAATGATCTTGATTTTTTACCCCGATTGGCAGTTCCGGCAATTTACAAAAATAATCAGAAAAGACTGGTGGTTATTAACCATTACGGCTATTTTGTCGAGGGCGATCGCCCCTGGGTTAATGTTTACGGCCCTGGGGCAAACCAATGTAACTAATGTGGTTTTAATTGGAAGACTAGAACCTATTTTTACATTAATTTTAAGTATCTTCCTGCTCAAAACCTCCGTCAATTGGCTTAGCATCGTGGCAGCTTTGATTTCTTTTTTCGGAGTCGGTGTTACGGTTTTTTTGGGAGTTCCTGAACCCACCAAGATGGTTATGGGTTTTAATTTTGGACTGGGGGAAAGTTTAGTGGCGATCGCCGCCTTCATTTCAGCCGTCACAACGATTTTGAGCAAACAACAGCTACAATCTATTCCCGTAAGTATTTTTACTGTTTACCGTAGTTTAGTGGGAACTTTTGTCTTTTTTTGGATGGCAGTTATTCTTTACGGTTTTCACCATTTCGCAGACGTTTTTGCGCCAATTCTTTGGCAATGGATGCTAATCTATGCCGCCATCATTGTTGTTCTTGGTCAACTAGCTTGGCTAGCGGGTCTCAGAACCGCAAGTTTTATCCAAATTAATTCAGCAAGTTTAGTCACTCCCATTCTTGCCATTATTTTTGCCTACCTAATTTTAAAAGAAACGCCCACCCAAGCTCAATATTTAGGCGGCGCCCTTCTACTATTGGGGGCAATAATTAGTTTTATAGACAATCTACACGTATCAAAACAGGAACAATCAGTAACACCTTTAAATCCTCGCCAAGTAATGGACACGGATATGGGTTTTCGAGGACTTTAG
- a CDS encoding LysR family transcriptional regulator → MDRLACMQSFVRAIEMNSFSAVAREQHTTQPTISKQIAALEKYLGVQLITRSTTSLNLTEEGKQYYQYCQQILETVAEAEASVVGKEKVTGILRLGCPVLFGEMQIVPRLKIFITRYPQVKIDLMMVDHFVDMVQEGLDLSIRIGGLQDNALIGDRLGITRRVTVASTGYFEKSGAPKTPEELINHNCIVYTSLSTINEWHFHGKNGVIRINVEGGFQTNSSVAVRAAVLSGLGIAIAPIWMFGEDIYRGDLKVVLQDYQPVPFPIYAVYRRSRFYPAKVHCFIDFLREEFKLDPWVSDYGA, encoded by the coding sequence ATGGATCGTCTTGCTTGTATGCAAAGTTTTGTTCGGGCGATCGAAATGAATAGCTTTTCCGCCGTAGCGAGGGAACAGCACACGACACAACCAACCATTAGCAAACAAATCGCCGCCCTGGAAAAATATCTAGGGGTACAGTTAATCACCCGTTCTACGACAAGCCTCAATCTGACGGAAGAGGGAAAGCAATATTATCAATACTGTCAGCAAATTTTAGAAACGGTTGCCGAAGCAGAAGCTAGTGTAGTTGGGAAAGAAAAAGTCACAGGCATTTTACGTTTGGGCTGTCCAGTACTATTCGGCGAGATGCAAATTGTGCCTCGTTTAAAAATCTTTATCACTCGCTATCCCCAGGTTAAAATAGATTTAATGATGGTGGATCATTTTGTGGATATGGTGCAAGAAGGGTTGGACCTTTCTATTCGCATCGGTGGTCTTCAAGATAATGCTTTAATTGGCGATCGCCTCGGCATCACCCGTCGTGTAACGGTGGCTAGCACTGGTTATTTTGAAAAATCAGGGGCACCGAAAACACCGGAAGAATTAATCAATCATAATTGTATTGTCTATACTTCCTTGTCCACCATCAATGAATGGCACTTCCATGGAAAAAATGGAGTTATTAGGATCAATGTTGAAGGTGGTTTTCAAACCAATAGCTCCGTTGCCGTACGAGCCGCAGTTTTATCAGGTTTAGGCATTGCAATCGCCCCCATTTGGATGTTTGGAGAAGATATTTACCGAGGAGATCTCAAAGTTGTTTTACAGGATTATCAACCAGTACCTTTTCCCATTTATGCAGTCTATCGTCGCAGTCGCTTTTATCCTGCTAAAGTTCATTGTTTTATTGATTTTTTGCGGGAAGAATTTAAGCTAGATCCTTGGGTTTCTGACTATGGTGCTTAG
- a CDS encoding type II toxin-antitoxin system PemK/MazF family toxin: MPLSKGDIVLVPFPFSDLSQTKLRPAVILWVDSQGQDVTVCFISSRNIDQISPEEVALIPEDPEFSETGLKVASKIRVTKIVTIDRKLLQRRLG; the protein is encoded by the coding sequence ATGCCTTTGAGTAAGGGGGATATTGTGCTAGTTCCCTTTCCTTTTAGCGATCTTAGCCAGACAAAACTTCGACCAGCAGTCATTCTTTGGGTAGATTCCCAAGGACAGGATGTGACAGTTTGTTTTATTTCTTCACGAAATATTGATCAAATTAGCCCAGAAGAAGTGGCTCTAATCCCCGAAGATCCCGAATTTTCCGAGACTGGGCTCAAAGTGGCCTCTAAAATTAGAGTTACCAAAATCGTCACCATTGACCGTAAATTGTTGCAACGACGTCTAGGTTGA
- a CDS encoding Tfp pilus assembly protein FimT/FimU, producing the protein MMIRNGSSKFLLKLLRHSLFTPSNRGWTLIEVGVVAVIVGILASLAVPSFGKMQARNQLRGAMAQVQGAFQEAQRNAIKKGATCTVSIDASNRTVTQATGTPNNGCVPNPVTIPASQRITMTSPSSTTSIAFSYKGNPSTTTDQTIVLTHEITSLEPRCLVIAAGVGIMRSGYYQGSTCTPAP; encoded by the coding sequence ATGATGATAAGAAACGGTAGTTCTAAGTTTCTGTTAAAACTTTTGCGCCACTCTCTTTTTACCCCTTCTAACCGAGGGTGGACTCTGATTGAAGTGGGAGTCGTAGCCGTCATCGTTGGCATTTTGGCGTCTCTAGCTGTCCCTAGTTTTGGCAAAATGCAAGCTAGAAACCAACTCAGAGGAGCGATGGCCCAAGTACAGGGAGCATTTCAGGAAGCCCAAAGGAACGCAATCAAAAAGGGCGCTACTTGTACTGTCTCAATCGATGCTTCTAATCGCACTGTTACACAAGCAACAGGTACTCCGAACAATGGTTGTGTTCCCAATCCCGTCACCATTCCGGCGAGTCAGCGTATCACAATGACCTCTCCGTCCAGCACCACTAGTATTGCTTTTTCTTATAAAGGTAATCCCAGTACCACAACTGATCAGACGATAGTCCTAACCCACGAAATCACAAGTCTTGAGCCCCGATGTCTAGTTATTGCCGCTGGCGTTGGTATTATGCGCTCCGGTTATTATCAGGGCAGTACCTGTACCCCCGCTCCATAG
- a CDS encoding DUF4079 domain-containing protein: MMDFQDAWALLHPAIAIIVVFPLLGIVLNRALLTRQRRLATKAGEKSKIPPVVGTEHVAVGRYLSMAVVGVTFLGLAYPLFSKFINNNVISQEPLRVFLVIALFALSIASFVFLFRAKTKLWRGIFSVLTGMGIVLLGCQPEIYRRGHEWLISHFYYGILAALLMIFSVATTQDIYQDRQNRWRNAHIIINSFALLLFIGQGLTGARDLLEIPLHWQAPYIYQCDSVNKTCPQP, encoded by the coding sequence ATGATGGACTTTCAAGATGCCTGGGCTTTGTTACATCCCGCGATCGCCATTATTGTGGTTTTTCCCCTGTTGGGCATTGTGCTTAATCGTGCTTTGCTCACCCGTCAACGGCGTTTAGCAACCAAAGCAGGAGAAAAAAGTAAAATTCCCCCGGTGGTTGGCACCGAACACGTGGCCGTCGGCCGATACCTCAGCATGGCAGTGGTGGGGGTTACTTTTTTAGGATTGGCCTATCCTCTTTTTTCTAAATTTATTAATAATAATGTTATTTCCCAGGAGCCTTTGCGGGTTTTCTTAGTGATAGCCCTATTTGCCTTAAGTATCGCCTCTTTTGTTTTTCTTTTTCGAGCTAAAACAAAACTTTGGCGGGGCATCTTTTCTGTTTTAACAGGAATGGGAATAGTACTTTTAGGGTGTCAGCCTGAAATTTATCGTCGAGGCCATGAGTGGCTGATTTCTCATTTTTATTATGGGATTTTAGCCGCACTTTTAATGATTTTCTCAGTGGCCACTACCCAAGATATTTATCAAGATCGTCAAAATCGTTGGCGCAATGCCCACATTATCATTAACAGCTTTGCCTTATTACTTTTTATCGGTCAAGGTCTAACTGGAGCCAGGGATTTGCTGGAAATTCCTCTCCATTGGCAAGCGCCCTATATTTATCAGTGTGATTCTGTCAATAAAACCTGTCCTCAGCCTTAA
- a CDS encoding alpha/beta fold hydrolase codes for MKQSVLFIPGFAAISAMWDYEMNNLSDLIEAQSLIMAGDSLQEMVDFVVNSKTLPDKFALVGHSMGSWVGAATAALHPERITKLVLMDGWARTNAAKATEMKVTLKALQAGQHQQVLAQHCPNVFYANNANFSNNVKFLRSLQESLPESLITQQWQAMVKDNDIRHLLPKIQCPTLVIHGRHDPWFDLDENLFLVQSIAHAQFSIVEDAAHGTPIEQPQATTALLRLFLGN; via the coding sequence ATGAAACAGTCTGTTCTATTCATTCCTGGATTTGCGGCAATCTCAGCGATGTGGGATTACGAGATGAATAATCTGAGTGATCTCATTGAAGCCCAAAGTCTGATAATGGCAGGGGATTCACTCCAAGAAATGGTTGATTTCGTGGTTAACAGCAAAACACTGCCTGATAAATTTGCCCTGGTTGGCCATTCCATGGGGTCTTGGGTGGGAGCTGCCACCGCTGCACTGCATCCAGAAAGAATTACCAAGCTAGTGCTGATGGACGGTTGGGCCCGGACTAATGCTGCCAAAGCCACCGAAATGAAGGTCACGTTAAAAGCTCTGCAGGCAGGACAACACCAACAAGTCTTGGCCCAACACTGCCCCAATGTTTTTTATGCCAATAATGCCAACTTCAGTAATAACGTGAAGTTTCTGCGGAGTCTCCAGGAATCTTTGCCAGAATCCCTAATTACGCAACAGTGGCAGGCTATGGTCAAAGATAACGATATTCGCCATTTATTACCAAAAATTCAATGTCCCACCCTGGTGATCCATGGCCGCCATGATCCATGGTTTGACTTGGACGAAAATTTATTCCTGGTCCAATCCATTGCCCATGCCCAGTTCAGCATTGTGGAAGATGCGGCCCATGGCACTCCCATTGAACAACCCCAAGCGACAACGGCTTTACTACGCCTTTTTTTGGGTAATTAA
- a CDS encoding peroxiredoxin-like family protein yields MNLQIELYKFHQESLQKTTSERAAVFSAFIQGLREEFTNRRQLRIGDFAPDFTLPNTQGELVSLSEQLKHGPVLLKFFRGYWCPYCGLELRAYQKIVNKIRALGGTILAISPQTLAASQKTIDRHDLTYDLLSDHGLQTAQEYGLVFTVPDAVKQAYLQSGCVIPEHNGIDAWLLPVPATFVIDRQGHIALAYVNVDFRIRYEPEDAIAILLSLFVDN; encoded by the coding sequence GTGAATTTACAAATTGAACTGTATAAGTTTCACCAAGAGTCTTTGCAAAAAACAACTTCTGAAAGGGCTGCTGTTTTTTCGGCCTTCATCCAAGGTTTGCGTGAGGAGTTTACAAACCGGAGGCAGTTAAGGATAGGCGATTTTGCTCCTGATTTTACCCTACCGAATACCCAGGGAGAATTAGTGAGCCTATCTGAACAACTAAAACATGGCCCTGTCCTACTCAAGTTTTTTCGGGGTTACTGGTGTCCCTATTGTGGTTTAGAACTACGAGCTTATCAGAAGATTGTTAATAAAATTAGAGCCTTGGGAGGGACAATTCTGGCCATTTCTCCCCAAACCCTAGCCGCTTCTCAAAAAACCATTGATCGTCATGATTTGACTTACGATCTCCTCAGCGATCATGGTCTGCAAACGGCCCAGGAGTATGGATTAGTTTTTACTGTTCCCGATGCTGTTAAACAAGCTTATTTACAATCAGGCTGTGTTATTCCCGAGCACAATGGTATAGACGCATGGTTACTACCTGTCCCCGCCACATTTGTAATTGACCGCCAAGGCCATATTGCTCTGGCCTATGTCAATGTGGATTTTCGTATCCGCTATGAACCAGAGGATGCGATCGCCATTTTACTGTCTCTTTTTGTTGACAATTGA
- a CDS encoding HpsJ family protein, with protein MNIPAFTTLTLKLFGVIFILIALLDFFSLIFPLQMADPQWQLATVTGIVDRGIVPMLGMGLISLGYFVDTMAKTAGTSPKGGFDLRMPIYILAIALGLVFLLLIPVHLTNVNQIKTAELAQLESQIGQGQQQVEGALRQFDALSQNPEALEQQIQEGEQLLAAGQVNGNPLNQEQLANIERQVNELKGLREMSKDPAALKAKMEEIKTNLETQVAEQRQKVESQASNQALKQGLRVGLSSLMLSIGFAAFGALGLRNLLSAPPTPPSAGSTI; from the coding sequence ATGAACATCCCTGCCTTTACCACCCTGACATTGAAGTTATTTGGTGTTATTTTCATCCTCATTGCCCTGCTGGACTTTTTCAGCCTTATTTTTCCCTTGCAAATGGCTGATCCCCAGTGGCAGTTGGCGACGGTAACGGGCATTGTCGACCGGGGCATTGTTCCTATGTTAGGCATGGGGTTGATTTCCCTTGGTTACTTCGTGGATACCATGGCTAAAACCGCCGGTACTTCTCCCAAAGGTGGTTTTGACCTAAGGATGCCAATCTATATTCTGGCGATCGCCTTGGGGTTAGTCTTTTTACTATTGATTCCGGTGCATTTGACCAATGTGAACCAAATCAAAACAGCGGAGTTGGCCCAACTGGAGAGCCAAATTGGCCAAGGGCAACAACAGGTGGAAGGTGCTCTGCGACAATTCGATGCCCTTTCCCAAAATCCAGAAGCGCTGGAACAACAAATTCAAGAAGGGGAACAACTTTTAGCCGCTGGTCAAGTTAATGGTAATCCCCTCAACCAAGAGCAGTTGGCCAATATTGAGCGTCAGGTGAACGAACTCAAAGGTCTGCGGGAAATGTCTAAGGATCCGGCCGCCCTCAAGGCAAAAATGGAAGAAATCAAGACTAATTTAGAAACTCAAGTGGCGGAGCAACGGCAAAAAGTGGAAAGCCAAGCTTCCAACCAAGCTCTCAAACAAGGTTTACGGGTGGGACTGAGCAGTTTAATGCTCTCCATTGGTTTTGCCGCCTTTGGTGCTTTAGGTCTGAGGAATTTGCTTTCCGCTCCCCCGACTCCCCCCAGTGCTGGTTCCACTATTTAG